A window of the Gossypium hirsutum isolate 1008001.06 chromosome A05, Gossypium_hirsutum_v2.1, whole genome shotgun sequence genome harbors these coding sequences:
- the LOC107957734 gene encoding probable helicase MAGATAMA 3 isoform X3, with protein MGSRGRLLFDLNEPPAEDDEESDRGICIQPQKALPSANPHATDLFVTSSGSQRIANNHAFSHASTGSGFQPFIRPKVSPSPEVGVEPKRTGDQNSNLASSSSRSNISGEIKSQVAASFVSGSANAQAMEREEGEWSDAEGTADAYGNFCMHEEVKASQEQGVQELESNALGVTVESVSAAENSHSPLRLEQHLNEQKGNSVQIAEGDSKDNISVDGQEEPVLVPKQREVKGIEASHALKFANNPVKRKIDQQKEAMLGKKRNRKTMFLNLEDVKQAGPIKTSTPRRQNFPTPVITRTVKEVRTNPQSGERAGEKQGQPINEDQKQVDLPCNDGINPAVELFDHKSECDGDTSSGLLARPRRLNSDTELSEAHLPPIPRQSSWKQPDSRQLKNMQFSNRKPAPVNQSSVDTKMVNKKHLPSKKTTATSTPYQDTSVERLIREVTSEKFWHHPEDTDLQCVPGRFESVEDYVRVFEPLLFEECRAQLYSTWEELTESASRDTHIMVRIKNIERRERGWYDVIVLPANECKWVFKEGDVAVLSAPRPGSAVRNKRNSSTIEEDEDTEVNGRVVGTVRRHIPLDTRDPIGAIVHFYVGDSYDSSSKVDDDHILRKLQPRSLWYLTVLGSLATTQREYVALHAFCRLNSQMQTAILKPSPDHFPKYEQQSPAMPECFTPNFIDYLHRTFNGPQLAAIQWAATHTAAGTSSGVTKRQEPWPFTLVQGPPGTGKTHTVWGMLNVIHLVQYQHYYTSLLKKLAPESYKQANESNPDNVAMGSIDEVLQNMDQNLFRTLPKLCPKPRMLVCAPSNAATDELLARVLDRGFIDGEMKIYRPDVARVGVDSQTRAAQAVSVERRTEQLLLKNRDEIFGHIQTLKAREAMLSQQIATLQRELTAAAVTVRSQGSVGVDPEILLARDQNRDVLLQNLAAVVESRDKVLVEMSRLLILEAKFRVGSNFNLEGARANLEASFANEAEIVFTTVSSSGRKLFSRLTHGFDMVVIDEAAQASEVAILPPLSLGAARCVLVGDPQQLPATVISKAAGTLLYSRSLFERFQQAGCPTRLLSVQYRMHPQIRDFPSRYFYQGRLIDSESVANLPDEVYYKDPLLKPYLFYDITHGRESHRGGSVSYQNVHEAVFCLRLYEYLQKTLKSLGVPKITVGIITPYKLQLKCLQREFESVLRTEEGKRDIYINTVDAFQGQERDVIIMSCVRASSHGVGFVADIRRMNVALTRARRALWVMGNASALVQSDDWAALIADAKARNCYMDMDSLPKDFTKDLLPKEFSGPRGLYSPSQGQEHHQRMKISQAQL; from the exons ATGGGCTCTCGAGGAAGACTATTATTTGATCTTAATGAACCTCCCGCCGAAGACGATGAGGAGAGTGATCGAGGTATCTGCATCCAGCCACAAAAGGCACTTCCATCAGCAAATCCCCATGCTACTGACTTGTTTGTGACATCATCAGGTTCTCAACGAATAGCAAATAACCATGCATTCTCACATGCATCTACTGGCTCAGGTTTTCAGCCTTTTATTCGGCCTAAAGTTTCTCCTAGCCCTGAAGTAGGTGTTGAACCCAAAAGAACAGGCGATCAGAATTCTAATTTGGCGTCGTCTTCTTCAAGGTCAAATATTAGTGGGGAGATAAAATCACAAGTAGCAGCTTCATTTGTTTCAGGTTCTGCAAATGCTCAGGCCATGGAAAGAGAAGAAGGTGAATGGTCTGATGCTGAGGGGACTGCTGATGCATATGGAAACTTTTGTATGCATGAAGAGGTTAAAGCTTCTCAAGAACAAGGTGTACAGGAATTGGAGTCTAATGCTTTAGGTGTGACTGTTGAAAGTGTTAGTGCAGCTGAAAACAGTCATTCTCCATTAAGACTGGAGCAACATCTGAATGAACAGAAGGGCAACAGTGTCCAAATTGCAGAAGGTGACAGTAAAGATAATATATCTGTTGATGGTCAAGAAGAACCTGTGTTGGTGCCAAAACAGAGAGAAGTTAAAGGAATTGAAGCAAGTCATGCGCTGAAGTTTGCAAATAATCCTGTAAAGAGGAAGATAGACCAACAGAAAGAAGCAATGCTGGGAAAGAAACGGAATAGGAAGACCATGTTTCTTAATTTGGAAGATGTCAAACAAGCTGGTCCTATCAAAACGTCTACTCCAAGAAGGCAGAACTTTCCAACACCAGTTATCACACGTACTGTGAAAGAAGTTCGCACTAATCCTCAATCTGGTGAACGTGCTGGAGAAAAGCAAGGTCAGCCAATAAATGAGGATCAGAAGCAAGTTGATTTACCATGTAATGATGGAATTAACCCTGCAGTCGAGTTATTTGATCATAAGTCTGAATGTGATGGTGATACCAGTTCTGGACTACTTGCCAGGCCTAGGAGGTTAAATAGTGACACTGAACTTTCAGAGGCTCATCTACCTCCCATACCAAGACAGAGTTCATGGAAGCAACCTGATTCGAGGCAGCTTAAGAATATGCAGTTTTCTAATAGAAAGCCAGCTCCAGTCAACCAAAGCTCTGTGGACACCAAGATGGTAAATAAGAAACATCTTCCTTCTAAAAAGACAACTGCTACCAGTACACCGTATCAGGACACATCTGTGGAACGCCTTATACGAGAGGTGACCAGTGAAAAGTTTTGGCATCACCCAG AGGATACTGATCTCCAGTGCGTTCCTGGGCGGTTTGAATCTGTAGAAGATTATGTCAGAGTATTTGAGCCTCTACTTTTTGAGGAATGTCGTGCACAACTGTACAGCACATGGGAAGAGTTAACTGAATCAGCTTCAAGAGATACACATATAATGGTCCGCATCAAAAACATTGAACGGCGAGAAAGAG GATGGTATGATGTGATCGTTCTTCCTGCTAATGAATGTAAGTGGGTATTTAAGGAGGGTGATGTTGCAGTTCTATCAGCTCCAAGGCCTGGATCAG CAGTTAGAAACAAGCGCAACTCATCTacaattgaagaagatgaagacaCTGAGGTTAATGGACGTGTGGTTGGAACTGTTAGGCGGCACATACCCCTTGATACTCGTGATCCTATTGGTGCAATTGTTCACTTTTATGTTGGTGATTCCTATGATTCAAGCAG CAAGGTTGATGATGATCACATTCTGAGGAAACTTCAACCTAGGTCGCTTTGGTATCTGACAGTTCTTGGATCTCTTGCAACGACCCAGCGTGAGTATGTGGCATTGCATGCATTTTGTCGTCTTAATTCTCAG ATGCAAACTGCTATCCTTAAACCTAGCCCAGATCACTTCCCAAAATATGAGCAGCAATCTCCAGCTATGCCTGAATGCTTCACaccaaattttattgattatttacATAGGACCTTTAATGGGCCTCAGCTTGCAGCAATCCAGTGGGCAGCTACACATACAGCTGCTGGAACAAGTAGTGGGGTGACAAAGAGACAAGAGCCATGGCCTTTCACCCTTGTTCAAGGGCCTCCAGGAACTGGCAAGACACATACAGTCTGGGGGATGCTAAATGTCATTCATCTGGTTCAATATCAGCACTACTATACCTCCTTGCTAAAGAAATTAGCACCTGAGAGCTATAAACAAGCTAATGAGAGTAATCCTGATAACGTTGCAATGGGATCGATTGATGAAGTCCTCCAGAACATGGACCAGAATCTTTTCCGCACCCTTCCTAAACTCTGCCCAAAACCTAGAATGCTGGTTTGTGCTCCTTCTAATGCTGCAACTGATGAGCTTCTTGCCCGTGTTCTTGATCGAGGATTTATTGATGGTGAGATGAAAATCTACCGTCCTGATGTGGCCCGAGTTGGGGTAGACTCTCAAACACGGGCTGCTCAGGCAGTTTCTGTTGAGCGGAGAACTGAACAACTTCTACTCAAGAACCGTGATGAAATTTTTGGACATATTCAGACTTTAAAGGCTCGTGAAGCCATGTTATCTCAGCAGATTGCTACTCTTCAAAGGGAACTTACTGCTGCAGCTGTTACTGTTCGGTCCCAAGGTTCTGTTGGTGTTGATCCTGAAATTCTTCTTGCTCGGGATCAGAACCGAGATGTACTGTTGCAGAACTTGGCTGCAGTTGTTGAAAGCAGAGATAAGGTTCTAGTTGAGATGTCTCGCCTTCTCATTTTAGAAGCTAAGTTCCGTGTTGGCAGTAACTTCAACTTGGAAGGAGCCCGTGCTAATCTTGAGGCTAGTTTTGCCAATGAGGCTGAGATTGTATTTACTACTGTCTCAAGTAGTGGGCGTAAATTATTCTCTCGCCTTACTCATGGTTTTGATATGGTTGTAATTGATGAGGCTGCTCAAGCCAGTGAAGTTGCAATACTTCCTCCCCTCTCTCTTGGTGCAGCAAGATGTGTACTTGTTGGGGATCCCCAGCAACTCCCTGCAACTGTCATCAGCAAGGCTGCTGGGACCCTCCTATACAGTAGAAGCCTTTTTGAAAGGTTCCAGCAAGCAGGGTGCCCAACAAGGTTGTTATCTGTGCAATATAGGATGCATCCCCAGATCAGGGATTTCCCATCTAGGTACTTCTATCAAGGACGTCTTATTGATAGTGAAAGTGTTGCCAACTTACCTGACGAGGTTTACTACAAGGACCCTTTGCTTAaaccttatttattttatgatattactCATGGCCGAGAGTCCCATAGAGGTGGTTCTGTTTCATACCAGAATGTGCATGAAGCAGTGTTTTGTTTGCGCTTGTATGAGTACCTACAGAAAACCTTAAAATCTTTGGGTGTGCCAAAAATCACAGTTGGTATAATAACACCATACAAGCTGCAATTAAAATGCCTACAACGTGAGTTTGAGAGTGTTCTAAGGACAGAGGAAGGGAAGAgggatatatatattaatactgTAGATGCTTTCCAGGGCCAGGAACGTGATGTTATTATTATGTCTTGTGTCCGTGCCTCAAGTCATGGGGTGGGCTTTGTTGCAGATATTCGACGAATGAATGTTGCTCTTACTCGTGCTAGAAGGGCTTTGTGG GTTATGGGTAATGCCAGTGCTCTGGTACAATCAGATGACTGGGCAGCCTTAATTGCTGATGCCAAAGCTAGGAATTGTTATATGGACATGGATTCTCTCCCCAAGGACTTCACAAAAGACTTGCTCCCCAAAGAATTTTCAGGGCCAAGGGGACTTTACTCTCCATCACAGG GTCAGGAACACCATCAGAGGATGAAGATAAGTCAGGCACAACTGTAA
- the LOC107957734 gene encoding probable helicase DDB_G0274399 isoform X1 — protein MGSRGRLLFDLNEPPAEDDEESDRGICIQPQKALPSANPHATDLFVTSSGSQRIANNHAFSHASTGSGFQPFIRPKVSPSPEVGVEPKRTGDQNSNLASSSSRSNISGEIKSQVAASFVSGSANAQAMEREEGEWSDAEGTADAYGNFCMHEEVKASQEQGVQELESNALGVTVESVSAAENSHSPLRLEQHLNEQKGNSVQIAEGDSKDNISVDGQEEPVLVPKQREVKGIEASHALKFANNPVKRKIDQQKEAMLGKKRNRKTMFLNLEDVKQAGPIKTSTPRRQNFPTPVITRTVKEVRTNPQSGERAGEKQGQPINEDQKQVDLPCNDGINPAVELFDHKSECDGDTSSGLLARPRRLNSDTELSEAHLPPIPRQSSWKQPDSRQLKNMQFSNRKPAPVNQSSVDTKMVNKKHLPSKKTTATSTPYQDTSVERLIREVTSEKFWHHPEDTDLQCVPGRFESVEDYVRVFEPLLFEECRAQLYSTWEELTESASRDTHIMVRIKNIERRERGWYDVIVLPANECKWVFKEGDVAVLSAPRPGSAVRNKRNSSTIEEDEDTEVNGRVVGTVRRHIPLDTRDPIGAIVHFYVGDSYDSSSKVDDDHILRKLQPRSLWYLTVLGSLATTQREYVALHAFCRLNSQMQTAILKPSPDHFPKYEQQSPAMPECFTPNFIDYLHRTFNGPQLAAIQWAATHTAAGTSSGVTKRQEPWPFTLVQGPPGTGKTHTVWGMLNVIHLVQYQHYYTSLLKKLAPESYKQANESNPDNVAMGSIDEVLQNMDQNLFRTLPKLCPKPRMLVCAPSNAATDELLARVLDRGFIDGEMKIYRPDVARVGVDSQTRAAQAVSVERRTEQLLLKNRDEIFGHIQTLKAREAMLSQQIATLQRELTAAAVTVRSQGSVGVDPEILLARDQNRDVLLQNLAAVVESRDKVLVEMSRLLILEAKFRVGSNFNLEGARANLEASFANEAEIVFTTVSSSGRKLFSRLTHGFDMVVIDEAAQASEVAILPPLSLGAARCVLVGDPQQLPATVISKAAGTLLYSRSLFERFQQAGCPTRLLSVQYRMHPQIRDFPSRYFYQGRLIDSESVANLPDEVYYKDPLLKPYLFYDITHGRESHRGGSVSYQNVHEAVFCLRLYEYLQKTLKSLGVPKITVGIITPYKLQLKCLQREFESVLRTEEGKRDIYINTVDAFQGQERDVIIMSCVRASSHGVGFVADIRRMNVALTRARRALWVMGNASALVQSDDWAALIADAKARNCYMDMDSLPKDFTKDLLPKEFSGPRGLYSPSQGKASNMRGLRSAGPRHRSLDMHMESRSGTPSEDEDKSGTTVISRNGNYRPFKSPLDTFLDDFHPSGDKSREAWQYGILKKQNSAGTMGKRES, from the exons ATGGGCTCTCGAGGAAGACTATTATTTGATCTTAATGAACCTCCCGCCGAAGACGATGAGGAGAGTGATCGAGGTATCTGCATCCAGCCACAAAAGGCACTTCCATCAGCAAATCCCCATGCTACTGACTTGTTTGTGACATCATCAGGTTCTCAACGAATAGCAAATAACCATGCATTCTCACATGCATCTACTGGCTCAGGTTTTCAGCCTTTTATTCGGCCTAAAGTTTCTCCTAGCCCTGAAGTAGGTGTTGAACCCAAAAGAACAGGCGATCAGAATTCTAATTTGGCGTCGTCTTCTTCAAGGTCAAATATTAGTGGGGAGATAAAATCACAAGTAGCAGCTTCATTTGTTTCAGGTTCTGCAAATGCTCAGGCCATGGAAAGAGAAGAAGGTGAATGGTCTGATGCTGAGGGGACTGCTGATGCATATGGAAACTTTTGTATGCATGAAGAGGTTAAAGCTTCTCAAGAACAAGGTGTACAGGAATTGGAGTCTAATGCTTTAGGTGTGACTGTTGAAAGTGTTAGTGCAGCTGAAAACAGTCATTCTCCATTAAGACTGGAGCAACATCTGAATGAACAGAAGGGCAACAGTGTCCAAATTGCAGAAGGTGACAGTAAAGATAATATATCTGTTGATGGTCAAGAAGAACCTGTGTTGGTGCCAAAACAGAGAGAAGTTAAAGGAATTGAAGCAAGTCATGCGCTGAAGTTTGCAAATAATCCTGTAAAGAGGAAGATAGACCAACAGAAAGAAGCAATGCTGGGAAAGAAACGGAATAGGAAGACCATGTTTCTTAATTTGGAAGATGTCAAACAAGCTGGTCCTATCAAAACGTCTACTCCAAGAAGGCAGAACTTTCCAACACCAGTTATCACACGTACTGTGAAAGAAGTTCGCACTAATCCTCAATCTGGTGAACGTGCTGGAGAAAAGCAAGGTCAGCCAATAAATGAGGATCAGAAGCAAGTTGATTTACCATGTAATGATGGAATTAACCCTGCAGTCGAGTTATTTGATCATAAGTCTGAATGTGATGGTGATACCAGTTCTGGACTACTTGCCAGGCCTAGGAGGTTAAATAGTGACACTGAACTTTCAGAGGCTCATCTACCTCCCATACCAAGACAGAGTTCATGGAAGCAACCTGATTCGAGGCAGCTTAAGAATATGCAGTTTTCTAATAGAAAGCCAGCTCCAGTCAACCAAAGCTCTGTGGACACCAAGATGGTAAATAAGAAACATCTTCCTTCTAAAAAGACAACTGCTACCAGTACACCGTATCAGGACACATCTGTGGAACGCCTTATACGAGAGGTGACCAGTGAAAAGTTTTGGCATCACCCAG AGGATACTGATCTCCAGTGCGTTCCTGGGCGGTTTGAATCTGTAGAAGATTATGTCAGAGTATTTGAGCCTCTACTTTTTGAGGAATGTCGTGCACAACTGTACAGCACATGGGAAGAGTTAACTGAATCAGCTTCAAGAGATACACATATAATGGTCCGCATCAAAAACATTGAACGGCGAGAAAGAG GATGGTATGATGTGATCGTTCTTCCTGCTAATGAATGTAAGTGGGTATTTAAGGAGGGTGATGTTGCAGTTCTATCAGCTCCAAGGCCTGGATCAG CAGTTAGAAACAAGCGCAACTCATCTacaattgaagaagatgaagacaCTGAGGTTAATGGACGTGTGGTTGGAACTGTTAGGCGGCACATACCCCTTGATACTCGTGATCCTATTGGTGCAATTGTTCACTTTTATGTTGGTGATTCCTATGATTCAAGCAG CAAGGTTGATGATGATCACATTCTGAGGAAACTTCAACCTAGGTCGCTTTGGTATCTGACAGTTCTTGGATCTCTTGCAACGACCCAGCGTGAGTATGTGGCATTGCATGCATTTTGTCGTCTTAATTCTCAG ATGCAAACTGCTATCCTTAAACCTAGCCCAGATCACTTCCCAAAATATGAGCAGCAATCTCCAGCTATGCCTGAATGCTTCACaccaaattttattgattatttacATAGGACCTTTAATGGGCCTCAGCTTGCAGCAATCCAGTGGGCAGCTACACATACAGCTGCTGGAACAAGTAGTGGGGTGACAAAGAGACAAGAGCCATGGCCTTTCACCCTTGTTCAAGGGCCTCCAGGAACTGGCAAGACACATACAGTCTGGGGGATGCTAAATGTCATTCATCTGGTTCAATATCAGCACTACTATACCTCCTTGCTAAAGAAATTAGCACCTGAGAGCTATAAACAAGCTAATGAGAGTAATCCTGATAACGTTGCAATGGGATCGATTGATGAAGTCCTCCAGAACATGGACCAGAATCTTTTCCGCACCCTTCCTAAACTCTGCCCAAAACCTAGAATGCTGGTTTGTGCTCCTTCTAATGCTGCAACTGATGAGCTTCTTGCCCGTGTTCTTGATCGAGGATTTATTGATGGTGAGATGAAAATCTACCGTCCTGATGTGGCCCGAGTTGGGGTAGACTCTCAAACACGGGCTGCTCAGGCAGTTTCTGTTGAGCGGAGAACTGAACAACTTCTACTCAAGAACCGTGATGAAATTTTTGGACATATTCAGACTTTAAAGGCTCGTGAAGCCATGTTATCTCAGCAGATTGCTACTCTTCAAAGGGAACTTACTGCTGCAGCTGTTACTGTTCGGTCCCAAGGTTCTGTTGGTGTTGATCCTGAAATTCTTCTTGCTCGGGATCAGAACCGAGATGTACTGTTGCAGAACTTGGCTGCAGTTGTTGAAAGCAGAGATAAGGTTCTAGTTGAGATGTCTCGCCTTCTCATTTTAGAAGCTAAGTTCCGTGTTGGCAGTAACTTCAACTTGGAAGGAGCCCGTGCTAATCTTGAGGCTAGTTTTGCCAATGAGGCTGAGATTGTATTTACTACTGTCTCAAGTAGTGGGCGTAAATTATTCTCTCGCCTTACTCATGGTTTTGATATGGTTGTAATTGATGAGGCTGCTCAAGCCAGTGAAGTTGCAATACTTCCTCCCCTCTCTCTTGGTGCAGCAAGATGTGTACTTGTTGGGGATCCCCAGCAACTCCCTGCAACTGTCATCAGCAAGGCTGCTGGGACCCTCCTATACAGTAGAAGCCTTTTTGAAAGGTTCCAGCAAGCAGGGTGCCCAACAAGGTTGTTATCTGTGCAATATAGGATGCATCCCCAGATCAGGGATTTCCCATCTAGGTACTTCTATCAAGGACGTCTTATTGATAGTGAAAGTGTTGCCAACTTACCTGACGAGGTTTACTACAAGGACCCTTTGCTTAaaccttatttattttatgatattactCATGGCCGAGAGTCCCATAGAGGTGGTTCTGTTTCATACCAGAATGTGCATGAAGCAGTGTTTTGTTTGCGCTTGTATGAGTACCTACAGAAAACCTTAAAATCTTTGGGTGTGCCAAAAATCACAGTTGGTATAATAACACCATACAAGCTGCAATTAAAATGCCTACAACGTGAGTTTGAGAGTGTTCTAAGGACAGAGGAAGGGAAGAgggatatatatattaatactgTAGATGCTTTCCAGGGCCAGGAACGTGATGTTATTATTATGTCTTGTGTCCGTGCCTCAAGTCATGGGGTGGGCTTTGTTGCAGATATTCGACGAATGAATGTTGCTCTTACTCGTGCTAGAAGGGCTTTGTGG GTTATGGGTAATGCCAGTGCTCTGGTACAATCAGATGACTGGGCAGCCTTAATTGCTGATGCCAAAGCTAGGAATTGTTATATGGACATGGATTCTCTCCCCAAGGACTTCACAAAAGACTTGCTCCCCAAAGAATTTTCAGGGCCAAGGGGACTTTACTCTCCATCACAGGGTAAGGCTTCTAATATGAGAGGTTTAAGGTCTGCTGGACCAAGACATAGATCACTTGATATGCACATGGAATCCAGGTCAGGAACACCATCAGAGGATGAAGATAAGTCAGGCACAACTGTAATTTCTAGGAATGGGAATTATCGGCCATTTAAGTCGCCACTGGATActtttttggatgattttcaTCCGTCAGGTGACAAATCTAGAGAGGCCTGGCAATATGGTATACTGAAGAAGCAAAATTCTGCTGGTACAATGGGGAAAAGAGAGTCCTAG